From Pseudochaenichthys georgianus chromosome 11, fPseGeo1.2, whole genome shotgun sequence, a single genomic window includes:
- the tert gene encoding telomerase reverse transcriptase encodes MSTTDMSPTLDILRFLYTHTPTLEEFANSIVFREGKKAVLIEQSDTNRFKSFVRGVIVCFDKELQQVPSLNQICTLPELLAFVLNSLKRKRKNNILAHGYNFQALDQEKRDADPFKFQGDLTQSAAYIHGSDMWKRVILRLGTDLTRYLLESCSVFVEVPPSCVFQLCGTPIYDRVSMSNVTNRFLLKPGSQKNSGAQSGRNQRAVTYKKRQAVEKPTRSKTRNQRNERVMEGKRKRETDQKEEGESLTRSGKRIRVAKQEPTKEIQQVCIEPVEEEQPVSVVPTLSVNPLEKGPTGSKQTVELQTSTMPMEGGPSWRTGIFPPLPPSQCFIRTLGFLYGGRGMRGFILNRKKKSANECRRLQGQDLVRTIFFEGLPYLNGIERKPKKLLPRRFFNMVPLFSQLLRQHRRCPYSRILQRVCPVVGERDAGQGELSSLLPQHCAPHRVFLFVRECLSTVIPQELWGSDHNRLHFFIWVRGFLRSGKSEKLSLSELTWKMKVNDCDWLKLSKTGRFPPSELSYRTQTLGQFLAWLLDGYVVGLVRACFYVTESAGQKNALRFYRPDVWSKLQDLAFRVHLSTGQMEEMTPAQVASLPKATVTSRLRFIPKTDSMRPITRVIGADAKTRLYRGRVRDLLGMLQACVRASPSLLGSTVMGMTDIHRVLRSLAPALKKEPQTLYFVKVDVSGAYESLPHDKLSEVIGQALSPVQDELFTVRRYAKIWADGREGLKKSFVRQADLLEDSMGSTNMKGFVTSLQKKRKVHHAILVEQHFCADLHGRDALQFFTQMLTGSVVQFGKKTYRQCRGIPQGSVVSSLLCCLCYGHMENVLFEGMTEKKGCLMRLVDDFLLITPDLNKAQSFLNILLAGVPQYGLVVNPQKVGVNFQVPGSMVSCPGIRVLTPHCLFPWCGLLLDTHSLDVYKDYSSYAGLSLRYSLTLGSFYSAGQQMRRKLMAVLRLRSHALFLDLKNNSLEAVYKNIYKLVLLHACRFHVCAQSLPFGQTVAKSPLYFLRMIFDMAEYSNQLIRLSNKGLILGNKAQTGILQYEAVELLFCLSFLHVLSQHRPLYRALLPHLHKRKRSLEKCLGVLRLARVRQATNPRTPDDFFAIQC; translated from the exons ATGTCTACGACTGATATGTCTCCTACGCTGGACATTCTCCGGTTTCTGTATACTCACACACCGACACTGGAGGAGTTTGCGAACAGCATCGTGTTCAGAGAAGGAAAGAAAGCAGTGCTGATTGAACAGTCTGACACAAACCGCTTCAAGTCCTTCGTCCGGGGTGTTATTGTCTGCTTTGACAAGGAACTACAGCAAGTGCCAAGCTTGAACCAG ATCTGCACTCTACCTGAACTGCTGGCCTTCGTTCTTAACAgtctgaaaagaaaaagaaaaaataacaTATTGGCACATGGCTACAATTTTCAGGCGCTGGATCAGGAGAAGCGGGATGCAGACCCCTTTAAATTCCAAGGGGATTTAACTCAAAGTGCTGCCTATATTCATGGAAGTGACATGTGGAAGAGAGTCATACTACGCCTTGGCACAGACCTCACACGGTACCTGCTGGAGAGCTGCTCTGTGTTTGTGGAAGTCCCTCCATCATGTGTATTCCAGTTGTGCGGCACTCCAATCTATGACAGGGTGTCCATGTCTAATGTTACCAACCGGTTTCTACTCAAGCCTGGCTCTCAGAAGAATAGCGGTGCTCAGTCTGGAAGGAATCAAAGGGCAGTGACTTACAAAAAGAGACAGGCTGTTGAAAAGCCTACTCGCAGCAAAACGAGGAACCAAAGGAATGAACGTGTGATGGAGGGGAAAAGAAAGCGAGAAACTGATCAGAAGGAGGAGGGAGAGTCTCTGACACGTTCAGGAAAGAGGATACGAGTAGCAAAGCAAGAGCCCACAAAGGAAATTCAACAGGTTTGTATTGAACCGGTGGAGGAAGAGCAGCCCGTATCTGTGGTACCAACACTATCAGTAAACCCTTTGGAAAAAGGCCCTACAGGTTCCAAACAGACTGTTGAATTGCAGACGAGCACAATGCCCATGGAGGGAGGACCCAGTTGGAGAACGGGGATTTTtccccctctgcctccctcgcaATGTTTTATCCGCACACTGGGATTTCTGTATGGCGGAAGGGGTATGCGTGGCTTCATTCTcaacaggaagaaaaagagtGCTAATGAATGCAGAAGGCTGCAAGGGCAAGATTTGGTACGAACTATCTTCTTTGAGGGACTGCCGTACTTAAACGGGATAGAGAGGAAGCCAAAGAAACTCCTGCCTCGGCGCTTCTTTAACATGGTCCCCCTGTTCAGTCAGCTGTTGCGTCAACACAGGAGATGTCCTTACAGCAGAATACTGCAGAGGGTGTGTCCAGTGGTGGGGGAGAGAGACGCAGGACAAGGGGAGTTAAGCTCCCTCTTGCCTCAACACTGTGCACCTCACCGGGTCTTCCTGTTTGTCAGGGAATGCCTCTCCACTGTGATCCCTCAGGAGCTGTGGGGCTCCGACCATAACCGACTACATTTCTTCATCTGGGTGAGGGGCTTCTTGCGCAGTGGCAAGTCTGAGAAGCTCTCACTCTCTGAACTGACGTGGAAGATGAAGGTGAATGACTGTGATTGGTTGAAGCTCAGTAAAACAG GCAGGTTCCCTCCCAGTGAGCTCTCCTATCGGACACAGACCCTGGGTCAGTTCCTGGCTTGGCTTCTGGACGGCTATGTTGTGGGCCTCGTTCGAGCTTGCTTCTATGTCACGGAAAGCGCGGGCCAGAAGAACGCCCTCAGGTTCTACAGACCGGACGTTTGGTCAAAACTGCAGGACTTAGCCTTCAG GGTTCACCTCTCTACAGGTCAGATGGAGGAGATGACTCCGGCTCAGGTGGCATCCCTCCCCAAAGCCACCGTCACATCTCGCCTTCGCTTCATTCCAAAAACTGATAGCATGAGGCCTATCACACGAGTCATTGGAGCAGATGCCAAAACAAGG CTCTACAGAGGGCGGGTCCGAGACCTGCTGGGCATGCTGCAGGCCTGTGTGCGCGCCTCTCCGTCCCTGCTGGGCTCCACAGTGATGGGGATGACAGACATCCACAGGGTGTTACGCTCTCTAGCTCCAGCCCTGAAGAAGGAGCCACAAACCCTCTACTTTGTGAAG GTGGATGTGAGTGGAGCCTATGAGAGTCTGCCCCATGACAAACTGAGTGAAGTGATTGGTCAGGCGCTGTCCCCTGTGCAGGACGAACTCTTCACCGTCCGCCGCTATGCCAAGATCTGGGCAGATGGCCGTGAGGGCCTGAAAAAGTCCTTTGTTAGACAG GCAGACTTACTGGAGGATAGCATGGGATCCACCAACATGAAAGGGTTTGTGACGTCActtcagaaaaaaagaaaagtccaTCACGCCATACTGGTAGAGCAG cATTTCTGCGCTGATCTTCACGGCAGAGACGCGTTGCAGTTCTTCACCCAAATGCTAACGGGAAGTGTTGTTCAGTTTGGAAAGAA AACATACCGTCAGTGCCGGGGGATTCCTCAGGGCTCCGTCGTATCCAGCCTGCTGTGCTGTCTCTGCTACGGTCACATGGAGAATGTCCTGTTTGAAGGCATGACTGAAAAGAAAGG ATGTTTGATGAGACTTGTCGATGACTTCCTTCTGATCACCCCAGACTTAAACAAAGCACAAAGCTTTCTCAA TATCTTGCTGGCCGGAGTACCACAGTACGGTCTGGTGGTCAACCCGCAGAAGGTGGGGGTTAACTTTCAGGTGCCGGGGAGCATGGTCTCATGTCCCGGCATCCGAGTGCTGACCCCTCACTGCCTCTTCCCCTGGTGTGGACTGTTGCTGGACACACACTCACTGGACGTCTACAAAGACTACTCAAG CTATGCAGGCCTGTCTTTGCGCTACAGCCTCACGTTGGGCTCCTTCTACTCAGCTGGACAGCAAATGAGGAGGAAACTGATGGCTGTCCTCAGACTCAGGAGCCATGCCTTGTTCCTGGACCTGAAG AACAATTCTCTTGAGGCAGTCTACAAGAACATCTACAAGCTGGTGCTGCTTCATGCATGCAG GTTCCATGTGTGTGCCCAGAGTTTGCCCTTTGGCCAGACTGTTGCTAAGAGCCCTTTGTACTTCCTGAGGATGATATTTGATATGGCCGAATACAGCAATCAACTCATCAGGCTCAGCAACAAAG GACTGATTTTAGGCAATAAGGCCCAGACTGGCATTTTGCAGTACGAAGCAGTGGAGCTGCTGTTCTGTCTTTCCTTCTTGCATGTACTGTCACAGCACCGTCCTCTCTACAGGGCTCTGCTCCCACACCTGCACAAAC
- the rbbp4 gene encoding histone-binding protein RBBP4 isoform X1 — protein MADKEVGAFDDAVEERVINEEYKIWKKNTPFLYDLVMTHALEWPSLTAQWLPDVSRPEGKDYSVHRLVLGTHTSDEQNHLVIASVQLPNDDAQFEASHYDSEKGEFGGFGSVSGKIEIEIKINHEGEVNRARYMPQNPCIIATKTPTSEVLVFDYTKHPSKPADASGECHPDLRLRGHQKEGYGLSWNPNLSGSLLSASDDHTICLWDISAVPKEGKIVEAKTIFTGHTAVVEDVSWHLLHESLFGSVADDQKLMIWDTRSNNTSKPSHAVDAHTAEVNCLSFNPYSEFILASGSADKTVALWDLRNLKLKLHSFESHKDEIFQVQWSPHNETILASSGTDRRLNVWDLSKIGEEQSPEDAEDGPPELLFIHGGHTAKISDFSWNPNEPWVICSVSEDNIMQVWQMAENIYNDEDPEGSTDPEATV, from the exons ATGGCGGACAAGGAAG TAGGAGCATTTGATGATGCAGTTGAGGAGAGGGTGATAAATGAGGAGTACAAGATCTGGAAGAAAAACACCCCCTTTCTGTATGACCTGGTTATGACCCATGCTTTAGAGTGGCCAAGCCTAACTGCCCAGTGGCTGCCTGATGTTTCCAG GCCGGAGGGGAAGGACTACAGTGTGCACCGTCTGGTGTTGGGCACTCATACATCAGATGAGCAAAATCACCTAGTCATTGCCAGCGTTCAGCTACCCAATGATGATGCCCAATTTGAAGCATCACATTATGACAGCGAAAAAGGAG AGTTTGGAGGCTTTGGCTCAGTGAGTGGCAAGATCGAGATAGAAATCAAGATCAACCATGAAGGAGAGGTTAATCGTGCCCGCTATATGCCCCAGAACCCATGCATCATCGCCACCAAGACCCCCACCTCTGAAGTGCTGGTGTTTGACTACACCAAACACCCTTCCAAACCAG CAGATGCTTCTGGAGAGTGTCACCCTGATCTTCGTCTCAGAGGCCATCAGAAAGAAGGCTATGGTCTTTCCTGGAATCCAAATCTGTCCGGCTCTCTCCTTAGTGCTTCAGATGACCAT ACAATTTGTCTGTGGGACATAAGTGCTGTGCCGAAGGAGGGGAAGATCGTAGAGGCAAAGACCATCTTCACTGGTCACACTGCTGTGGTGGAGGACGTCTCATGGCACTTGCTGCACGAGTCACTCTTCGGATCTGTAGCCGATGACCAAAAGCTCATGAT TTGGGACACTCGTTCAAACAACACCTCCAAACCCAGCCATGCCGTCGATGCCCACACAGCAGAGGTCAACTGTTTGTCATTCAACCCTTACAGCGAGTTCATTCTGGCCTCCGGCTCTGCAGACAAG actgTGGCTCTTTGGGACTTGAGAAACTTAAAACTGAAGTTGCATTCCTTTGAGTCGCACAAAGATGAGATCTTCCAG GTTCAGTGGTCACCTCATAATGAGACCATCCTGGCATCCAGTGGAACAGACCGCCGTCTCAACGTCTGGGACCTCAG TAAAATCGGAGAGGAGCAGTCACCAGAAGATGCAGAGGATGGCCCACCCGAGCTACTG TTTATCCATGGAGGCCACACAGCCAAGATCTCTGACTTCTCCTGGAACCCCAACGAGCCCTGGGTCATCTGCTCGGTTTCTGAAGACAACATTATGCAAGTCTGGCAAATG GCTGAGAACATCTACAATGATGAAGATCCGGAGGGTTCGACAGACCCCGAGGCCACAGTGTAA
- the rbbp4 gene encoding histone-binding protein RBBP4 isoform X2 — translation MADKEVGAFDDAVEERVINEEYKIWKKNTPFLYDLVMTHALEWPSLTAQWLPDVSRPEGKDYSVHRLVLGTHTSDEQNHLVIASVQLPNDDAQFEASHYDSEKGEFGGFGSVSGKIEIEIKINHEGEVNRARYMPQNPCIIATKTPTSEVLVFDYTKHPSKPDASGECHPDLRLRGHQKEGYGLSWNPNLSGSLLSASDDHTICLWDISAVPKEGKIVEAKTIFTGHTAVVEDVSWHLLHESLFGSVADDQKLMIWDTRSNNTSKPSHAVDAHTAEVNCLSFNPYSEFILASGSADKTVALWDLRNLKLKLHSFESHKDEIFQVQWSPHNETILASSGTDRRLNVWDLSKIGEEQSPEDAEDGPPELLFIHGGHTAKISDFSWNPNEPWVICSVSEDNIMQVWQMAENIYNDEDPEGSTDPEATV, via the exons ATGGCGGACAAGGAAG TAGGAGCATTTGATGATGCAGTTGAGGAGAGGGTGATAAATGAGGAGTACAAGATCTGGAAGAAAAACACCCCCTTTCTGTATGACCTGGTTATGACCCATGCTTTAGAGTGGCCAAGCCTAACTGCCCAGTGGCTGCCTGATGTTTCCAG GCCGGAGGGGAAGGACTACAGTGTGCACCGTCTGGTGTTGGGCACTCATACATCAGATGAGCAAAATCACCTAGTCATTGCCAGCGTTCAGCTACCCAATGATGATGCCCAATTTGAAGCATCACATTATGACAGCGAAAAAGGAG AGTTTGGAGGCTTTGGCTCAGTGAGTGGCAAGATCGAGATAGAAATCAAGATCAACCATGAAGGAGAGGTTAATCGTGCCCGCTATATGCCCCAGAACCCATGCATCATCGCCACCAAGACCCCCACCTCTGAAGTGCTGGTGTTTGACTACACCAAACACCCTTCCAAACCAG ATGCTTCTGGAGAGTGTCACCCTGATCTTCGTCTCAGAGGCCATCAGAAAGAAGGCTATGGTCTTTCCTGGAATCCAAATCTGTCCGGCTCTCTCCTTAGTGCTTCAGATGACCAT ACAATTTGTCTGTGGGACATAAGTGCTGTGCCGAAGGAGGGGAAGATCGTAGAGGCAAAGACCATCTTCACTGGTCACACTGCTGTGGTGGAGGACGTCTCATGGCACTTGCTGCACGAGTCACTCTTCGGATCTGTAGCCGATGACCAAAAGCTCATGAT TTGGGACACTCGTTCAAACAACACCTCCAAACCCAGCCATGCCGTCGATGCCCACACAGCAGAGGTCAACTGTTTGTCATTCAACCCTTACAGCGAGTTCATTCTGGCCTCCGGCTCTGCAGACAAG actgTGGCTCTTTGGGACTTGAGAAACTTAAAACTGAAGTTGCATTCCTTTGAGTCGCACAAAGATGAGATCTTCCAG GTTCAGTGGTCACCTCATAATGAGACCATCCTGGCATCCAGTGGAACAGACCGCCGTCTCAACGTCTGGGACCTCAG TAAAATCGGAGAGGAGCAGTCACCAGAAGATGCAGAGGATGGCCCACCCGAGCTACTG TTTATCCATGGAGGCCACACAGCCAAGATCTCTGACTTCTCCTGGAACCCCAACGAGCCCTGGGTCATCTGCTCGGTTTCTGAAGACAACATTATGCAAGTCTGGCAAATG GCTGAGAACATCTACAATGATGAAGATCCGGAGGGTTCGACAGACCCCGAGGCCACAGTGTAA
- the sync gene encoding syncoilin, whose amino-acid sequence MEDDNISSPGVRPLFIKEEDEDPNITLMAQREFNMAQSGLTFTGPQLNQSSLIKPYLQEMDGLLKSCEELTGLSFGSRFNETTLAETSYSHSREEVKVESYGETIVSPQAYLSTSYIDTHMDGSGTEDQPAQGQSQMLGTRIDRCQVTSEDSHQKAMPLTSAGNKLSETMVAYEGQLLGMLAMLESCMEESGMDFEPQGWAPEASQEYVHISKNPHRGTTLVPIQQESPMRVETQTMQLESLVGQHVEEDKPSKRSRYEETVGSAANGNQSGLSMETLEWQDAEALDSQFRFSGPSMPCESKENAPMYCEAMTTTNKATSKTSDITGIEVDNTEVPDEERQEDLEAGMNELSAIGCQMEECIDEVQQLQKRRKELLMEVLELRGNKDTEEAKVIHEEETEEQVESKVAELIMALKREEEGRREERKKEIQSLREERAEEERRLWKVNLERQGLHDELRKLKRRLFSMVRDCAHNQAALNTQHREVELLKREEERLQSLVLQLTEGCSQLRAAQNQRLLELKAQLHAQRSSQTSNTQDELNRSKRHSCGDIQQYLQAGLKALEDRYEPILLTLLKRRETTVEALVKAREQAQEMRAQLRPLKEEIQKLSLQKACLEEKLKLICIHRREDVGQYKETVYFLEESSRELKTELKIQKRKTKETEELRDRLTKQLLLYRAAIEDVKCEDEEKT is encoded by the exons ATGGAGGACGATAACATTTCCTCACCTGGGGTCAGGCCTCTTTTCATTAAAGAAGAGGATGAAGACCCGAACATAACCCTCATGGCACAAAGAGAGTTCAACATGGCACAATCTGGACTCACCTTCACAGGACCACAGCTGAATCAATCATCTTTAATCAAGCCATACTTGCAGGAGATGGATGGCTTATTAAAGAGCTGCGAGGAGCTCACTGGTCTCTCTTTTGGCTCTCGATTCAATGAAACAACCCTGGCCGAAACATCTTATAGCCACAGCAGAGAGGAAGTCAAAGTAGAGAGCTACGGGGAAACAATAGTTTCTCCCCAAGCATATCTTTCCACAAGCTACATTGACACACACATGGACGGGTCTGGAACAGAAGACCAGCCAGCACAAGGCCAGTCGCAAATGTTGGGCACCAGAATTGACAGGTGTCAAGTGACCTCAGAAGATTCTCACCAAAAAGCAATGCCTCTCACTTCAGCAGGAAATAAACTGAGTGAAACCATGGTGGCGTACGAGGGTCAGCTGTTGGGGATGTTGGCTATGTTGGAAAGCTGTATGGAAGAGTCTGGGATGGATTTTGAGCCCCAAGGCTGGGCTCCAGAAGCAAGCCAAGAGTATGTACACATCAGTAAGAATCCTCATCGGGGTACAACACTGGTGCCCATTCAGCAAGAAAGCCCAATGAGGGTTGAAACCCAGACGATGCAGTTAGAATCCTTGGTTGGccaacatgtggaggaagatAAACCTTCCAAGAGAAGCAGATATGAAGAAACAGTGGGTTCAGCAGCAAATGGAAACCAGAGTGGCCTCTCAATGGAAACCCTTGAATGGCAAGACGCGGAGGCTCTTGATTCTCAGTTTAGGTTTTCAGGGCCATCAATGCCATGTGAGAGTAAAGAAAATGCTCCCATGTACTGTGAGGCGATGACAACTACTAATAAAGCCACATCCAAAACATCAGACATAACTGGGATTGAAGTAGACAACACGGAAGTGCCTGATGAAGAGAGACAGGAGGATCTGGAAGCTGGCATGAATGAACTTAGCGCAATAGGGTGTCAGATGGAGGAGTGTATAGATGAGGTTCAGCAGTTACAGAAGAGGAGAAAGGAGTTACTGATGGAGGTGCTGGAGTTGAGAGGGAATAAAGACACTGAGGAGGCGAAGGTGATCCATGAAGAGGAAACAGAAGAACAAGTTGAAAGCAAGGTGGCAGAGCTGATTATGGCACTGAAGAGGGAGGAAGAagggagaagagaggagaggaagaaagaGATTCAGAGCCTCAGGGAGGAgagagcagaggaggagaggaggctgtggAAGGTGAACCTGGAGAGGCAGGGGCTGCATGACGAGCTCAGAAAGCTGAAGAGGAGGTTGTTCTCCATGGTTAGGGACTGCGCTCACAACCAGGCCGCACTGAACACACAGCACCGTGAGGTGGAGCTACTGAAGAGAGAGGAG GAGAGGCTGCAGTCGCTTGTGCTCCAGCTGACTGAAGGGTGCTCCCAGCTGAGGGCAGCGCAGAATCAACGGCTCTTAGAGCTGAAGGCGCAACTTCATGCCCAGCGCTCTAGTCAGACCTCCAACACCCAGGATGAGCTGAACCGGAGCAAGAGGCACTCCTGTGGAGACATCCAGCAGTATCTGCAGGCTGGGCTAAAAGCACTGGAGGACAG GTATGAACCCATTCTGCTCACGTTGCTGAAGAGAAGGGAGACAACAGTGGAAGCCCTGGTGAAAGCCAGAGAGCAGGCCCAAGAGATGAGGGCCCAGCTCAGACCCCTAAAGGAGGAGATCCAAAAGCTGAGTCTCCAGAAGGCTTGCTTAGAGGAGAAACTCAAACTGATTTGCATACATAGGAGAGAGGATGTGGGGCAGTACAAG GAGACAGTGTACTTCCTGGAGGAAAGCAGCCGAGAGCTGAAGACAGAGTTAAAGATTCAGAAGAGAAAAACCAAAGAGACGGAAGAGCTGAGAGACAGACTTACCAAACAACTACTGCTTTACAG GGCAGCCATTGAGGACGTTAAGTGTGAAGACGAGGAGAAAACATGA